TTTGAATTGGTAAATGGGGTCCCCGGCCCCCGCCATCCCCGCGCGGGCGTCGGGCTGCGGTTTCCAAGGGAACTTTTCCCCTTGATTTGCAACGGGTCGCTTGGCATAATGAACCGTCGGATGGAAGGCCGGCCCCAAAAAATCCCGCCGCCTTTGAATATTATAATATATAATATAAAAGCGGAGTCCGAGCCGGTGCGCGATCAATCTGTCGGCCATGAAGATCAACGAAATATATAAAAGCATCCAGGGCGAATCGACGTATGTCGGACAACCCTGCCTTTTTATCCGAACCACGGGCTGCAACCTTCGTTGCGAGTGGTGTGATACGCCGCACGCCTTCTATGAAGGCCTGGAGATGACCCTGGAGGCCATCCTGTCCCGGGTCGAGACGTCGGCCTGCCGGCTGGTGGAGTTGACCGGGGGAGAACCGCTGCTGCAGAAGGAGGCCCCGTTGTTGGTGACCCGGCTGCTGGACGGCGGCTACACGGTGCTGATCGAAACCAGCGGAAGCCTCGACATCCGGGCCGTTGATCCGAGGGCGATCGTCATTATGGATATCAAATGCCCCGCGAGCGGCATGTCGGGCGCCATGCGCTGGGATAACATCCAGGCGCTCCGATCGCTCGATCAGGTCAAGTTCGTCATCAAGGATCGCGCCGATTACGACTGGGCCCTGGAGATCTTGGATCAATACCCCGTTCTGAGCCAACGCGTCGTTCTCTTTTCGCCGGTGTTCGGCGCCCTGGATCCCCGGCAGCTGGCCGACTGGATCCTTGAAGACGGCCGGCCGGTCCGTCTCCAGCTGCAGATCCACAAATATATCTGGCATCCGGAGGCTCGGGGCGTCTGATGGAAAAACCGACCGAATCCAATTTGTCCGGAGATCAGGCGGTGCTTCATGTGCGGGCGGGGAAACTGCTGAAGGGTTTGATCATCGGTTTTACCCCCACGGCCGAGACGGTCCATCTCCAGATCGAATCGGAACCGGCCCAATCGCCGATCGAGGTAAGGGTTTCCGACCTGAAGGCGATATACTACGTGCGGTCCCTGGCCGGCAACAAACAGTACAAGAAGAAGCGGTATTTCGGCGTAGCCGAGGGGAAGGGAAAAAGGGTTATGGTGCGGTTTAAGGACGGCGAGATACTGTGCGGGTTCGTCGAGGGCGAGTTTCCCTGGAAGGACGGGTTTCTGGCATCGGCCGATCCGGATCTCAAGGGGTTCTTTGTATTCCCGGCCGATCCGGAGGGGAACAATACGAAGGTCTTTGTGGTGACGACGGCCGTCGAGGATGTCCGTCGATTGTAGATGACCGTGAAAGGAGTTCAAGACGAAATGGACATCAAGATCAAGAAGGGCAAGATGGAGGAAGAGGCGGCCGAGGCGATTGTCCTGAGCCATTTTGAAGGCGAAAAATCTCTTTCGGAAGAAACCGCGGCCGTGGACCGGGCGCTGGGGGGGCAGATCAGGGGATTGATCGCCGCCGGCGAATTCACCGGAAAGCTCAACCAAGTGCTGCTGCTTCATCTTCGGGGCGAGCTCCCGGCCCAACGGGTTTTGCTCGTCGGACTGGGAAAGAAAAAAGAGGTCGGTACCGAGAAAATCCGTCAGGCGATGGGCACGGCCAGCCGGCAACTTCGCGACAGCGGGATCAAGTCCTTTTCAACGCCCCTTCACGGGCACGGACAGAACAAAATCTCGACCTTTGAATCGGCCCAAGCCATCGTGGAGGGATGCCTGCTGGGTCTCTATCAATTTACCGCCTACCGGACCGAAAAACGTTCGGAGATCAAAGAGGTGCAACAAATTACCCTGGTGGATCGGGCCGAGGGGAAGATTGCGGAGGTGGCCGGCGGGAGCCGCACGGGGCAGATCCTGGCCGACGCGACCAATTTCGTCCGAGACCTGTGCAACCATCCTTCCAACGTGGTGACTCCCTCCCGGCTGGCCGAGGAGGCGAGAGCGATCGCAAAGGAATTCGGGCTGACCTGCCGGGTGATCGAGAAGGACGAGGCCGAATCGCTGGGCATGGGCGCCTTCCTCGGCGTTGCGAAAGGGAGTCAGGAGCCGCCCAAGTTCATCATCCTGGAGTATCACGGCGGGAAGAAGAAAGAGGCGCCGGTGGCGATCGTCGGCAAATCCATCACGTTCGATTCCGGCGGCATCTCGATCAAGCCGGCCGAAAAAATGGAGCAGATGAAAACCGATATGTCCGGCGGGGCCACCGTGCTGGGAACGATGAAGGCCCTGGCTCAACTCAAACTTCCCGTGTCGATCGTGGGCCTTCTCCCCGCGACCGAGAACATGCCTTCCGGAACGGCGGTCAAGCCCGGCGACGTGGTGCGCGCCATGTCCGGGAAGACGATCGAGGTGATCAATACCGACGCGGAGGGGCGGATGATTCTGGCCGACGCCCTCGCCTACGCCGCGCGCTACAAGCCGTCCGCCATTGTCGATCTGGCGACCCTCACCGGCGCCTGCGTGGTGGCGCTGGGAAACCGCGCGACGGGAGTGATGGGAACGAACCCGAAATTGATCGAACGTCTTAAACGGGCCGGAGAACGCTGCGGCGAGCGGCTCTGGGAGCTGCCGTTGTGGGAGGAGTATCAGGAACAGATCAAGAGCGACGTGGCGGACATGAAAAATGTGGGCGGGCGCGGCGCCGGCGCCATCACCGCGGCGGCCTTCCTCCAGAAATTCGTGGGTGATATTCCCTGGGCCCATCTCGACATCGCCGGCACCTCTTGGAATGACGATCCCCGCCCCTACGCGCCCAAAGGCGCCACGGGCGTGGGGGTGCGGCTTCTGATCCAATGGCTGACCGATGCCACGCGGGAGAAGGCATGACACTCAAGGAAAAGATCGGCCAGCTCTTCATGGTGGGTTTCAACGGCGTCGGTCCCTCCAAAGCCGTCGTCCGGCTGATCACGGAGTTTCAGATCGGCGGGGTGATTCTGTTCGCCCGGAACCTCCAGTCGCCGTCCCAAACCGCCAAACTGTGCAACGCCCTCCAGTCGCAATCGCCCCGGATGCCCCTGTTGATTTCGATCGATCAGGAAGGCGGGCGCGTCTCAAGGCTCCCGAAAGGCTTCACGCTTTTTCCCGGCGGCGCTCAGCTGGCCGCCTGCCGCTCGACGGAACTGGTCTATCGCGTTGCCGAGGCGACGGCCCGGGAGCTGCGGTCGGTCGGGATCAATATGAACTTGGCCCCGGTTCTGGACGTCCATACCAACCCCTCCAACCCGATCATCGGCGACCGCGCGTTCGGCGACAGCCCCACATTGGTCAGCACGCTGGGGCTGACGATGATCGCGGGTTTTCAGGACAACAACGTGATCGCCTGCGGAAAACACTTTCCGGGGCACGGGGACACCGGCGCCGATTCACACAAGGAGCTGCCCCGCGTTTCGCACGGCCTCCGGCGGCTGCGCGAAGTGGAGCTGCGGCCCTTTCTCCACGTCATCCCGAACGGCCTGGCCTCGATCATGACGGCCCACGTGCTCTATCCCCAGTTGGATCCCGACGAGCCGGCCACCTTGTCCAAACGGATCGTGACCGGGCTGCTCCGCGAGAGCATGGGGTTCAAGGGCGTCGTGATCACGGACGATCTGCAGATGAAGGCGATCTCGCAGACGCACGGACCGGGCGAAGCGGCCGTCAAGGCGATCGAGGCCGGCGTGGACCTCCTTCTGATCTGCAACGACGAAGAGGACCCGTTGAAAGCGCTGGAGGCCGTGGCCCGGGCCGTCAGACAAAAACGGATCAGCGAGGCCCGTATCGAGCAGTCGCTGCTCCGAATCCTTCAGATGAAGGAAAAGTACATCCTCCCCTATCAGCCGTCCGATCTCGCGCAGGTCAAGGAGATCGTAGGCTCCTCTTCCAACAAACACCTTCTCGAGGAAATCAAGGAAAGATCCGAGGCCCCGGTGGCTGTGAAGGCGGGCTGAACGCTGCTTGTCTGTTCCACTGCACGGCGAAGCAATATGCAATCCAAAAAGTCAATGAGACAAGTCTGATTCTTTTCTTTTTTATGTTCTTTTTTTACTGAAGTTTCTTTTTCTCTTGACACCTGTATGAAATTACAGTATAAGGGTGGCAAACATGGAGATCACCCTTGCCTACCTCGACAAAAGAGGTTGGATTAACGGAACGTCAAGATGAAATCTTAGCGTTCATTAAGACCCATATCGAGAAGTCAGGTTTTCCACCCACCGTTTTAGAAATCCAAAAAGAATTTTCCTTCAAATCCCCTAACGCCGTCCAGGAACATGTAAAGGCCATCGCCCGCAAGGGCTATATCCGCAGGAACCCGAACAAGTGGAGAGGGTTGGAACTTGTTGGTGTTGCCAAGAAGGAACCCGTGGCACCTCCCACCGTCCTCGTTCCATTGATCGGTCGCGTAGCCGCAGGGTCACCCATTCTGGCGGAAGAAAACATTGAAGGGATGATTTCCATAGACCGTTCTCTTGTTAATCGTCCGACAAAACTGTTTGCCCTTCATGTCAAAGGCGATAGCATGATAAAGGCCGGCATTTATGACGGCAATATCGTGATTGCACACCAACAGTCCGCTGCAGAGAATGGGGACATTGTAGTTGCTTTGCTCGGCGATGAAGCCACGGTAAAAAGATTTTACCACAAAAATAAAATGATCCTCTTACAACCTGAAAACGACAAGATGTCACCGATAAAAATTACCAAACAGGTAGATTTAAGTATCTTGGGTAAGGTAGTCGCAACTTTACGGAGGATAAGTGGCTCTTGATATAAACAATGCTGTCCGATACCATTTTATATTTAAACCTAAATTAAGAACTAATCTAACGCTTATCTTTTGGAATAGGGCCTATGGGAGCAATTCCAACATCTGAGATGCCAGGTCACAAGAGTCTACACGAGAGAGCACTCTCTGCTCTTGATCGTTGTCAGGAATTACAAGGTGTAGACTTTAAGGAGTCGGCAGCTTGGCAAGTACTGCAATGGAAGATTATCAAGACTGTATTGGGAATGGGAAATCTTCGTGATGGAGGGATCATTGTTATTGGCGCTTCCGAACGTAGCGAAACTTGGGACCTCACAGGTATTGCGCCTGACCATCTTTTAACTTACGACGTAGATGATATCATCGGCAAAACGAATGCCTATGTGTCCCCACACGTTGATTTAGACATTGTGACCGTACGGTACCGGAATGGGAAGATTTTTCTTGTGATCCAAATAAGGGAGATTGAAGACACGCCTTTAGTCTGTAAGAAGAATGGACCAGATGATGAAGACCTATACGAGGGAACAGTCTATGTTCGGCCGCCTGGCATGGCGAGAACAACAAAAATCACCAATGCAACACAGATGCACGATTTGCTCGAACTCGCGGCTGAAAAGCGGGCTCGACGTATTCTTGAAGTGTCGAGACGAGTAGGTCTTGTATCTTCTCCATCTTTTTCTGAGCAATTCGACAGAGAACTAGAAGGTTTATAAATCCCATGACAATTTCATTGCGGGATCAAATTCTTCATGCTCCTCATTGGCGAGTTAATTTGCGTCCTGAAAAATACGAGCCGGAATTGATTCCTTCATTAAAAGAGTGCTTTGAACAAATCGAAAAGGCCAAGGTAAGCCTAAGAGGCTGGGACTATCCGCACTTGAGTAATAGGCAAATCGAGCGCGATCAAGGCTTGAACTGGGTGGCATCTTGGTCAGATTTTTGGGGTCACAAAGAAT
Above is a window of Nitrospiria bacterium DNA encoding:
- the nagZ gene encoding beta-N-acetylhexosaminidase, whose product is MTLKEKIGQLFMVGFNGVGPSKAVVRLITEFQIGGVILFARNLQSPSQTAKLCNALQSQSPRMPLLISIDQEGGRVSRLPKGFTLFPGGAQLAACRSTELVYRVAEATARELRSVGINMNLAPVLDVHTNPSNPIIGDRAFGDSPTLVSTLGLTMIAGFQDNNVIACGKHFPGHGDTGADSHKELPRVSHGLRRLREVELRPFLHVIPNGLASIMTAHVLYPQLDPDEPATLSKRIVTGLLRESMGFKGVVITDDLQMKAISQTHGPGEAAVKAIEAGVDLLLICNDEEDPLKALEAVARAVRQKRISEARIEQSLLRILQMKEKYILPYQPSDLAQVKEIVGSSSNKHLLEEIKERSEAPVAVKAG
- the lexA gene encoding transcriptional repressor LexA codes for the protein MPTSTKEVGLTERQDEILAFIKTHIEKSGFPPTVLEIQKEFSFKSPNAVQEHVKAIARKGYIRRNPNKWRGLELVGVAKKEPVAPPTVLVPLIGRVAAGSPILAEENIEGMISIDRSLVNRPTKLFALHVKGDSMIKAGIYDGNIVIAHQQSAAENGDIVVALLGDEATVKRFYHKNKMILLQPENDKMSPIKITKQVDLSILGKVVATLRRISGS
- a CDS encoding ATP-binding protein, yielding MGAIPTSEMPGHKSLHERALSALDRCQELQGVDFKESAAWQVLQWKIIKTVLGMGNLRDGGIIVIGASERSETWDLTGIAPDHLLTYDVDDIIGKTNAYVSPHVDLDIVTVRYRNGKIFLVIQIREIEDTPLVCKKNGPDDEDLYEGTVYVRPPGMARTTKITNATQMHDLLELAAEKRARRILEVSRRVGLVSSPSFSEQFDRELEGL
- a CDS encoding radical SAM protein, which encodes MKINEIYKSIQGESTYVGQPCLFIRTTGCNLRCEWCDTPHAFYEGLEMTLEAILSRVETSACRLVELTGGEPLLQKEAPLLVTRLLDGGYTVLIETSGSLDIRAVDPRAIVIMDIKCPASGMSGAMRWDNIQALRSLDQVKFVIKDRADYDWALEILDQYPVLSQRVVLFSPVFGALDPRQLADWILEDGRPVRLQLQIHKYIWHPEARGV
- a CDS encoding leucyl aminopeptidase; amino-acid sequence: MTVKGVQDEMDIKIKKGKMEEEAAEAIVLSHFEGEKSLSEETAAVDRALGGQIRGLIAAGEFTGKLNQVLLLHLRGELPAQRVLLVGLGKKKEVGTEKIRQAMGTASRQLRDSGIKSFSTPLHGHGQNKISTFESAQAIVEGCLLGLYQFTAYRTEKRSEIKEVQQITLVDRAEGKIAEVAGGSRTGQILADATNFVRDLCNHPSNVVTPSRLAEEARAIAKEFGLTCRVIEKDEAESLGMGAFLGVAKGSQEPPKFIILEYHGGKKKEAPVAIVGKSITFDSGGISIKPAEKMEQMKTDMSGGATVLGTMKALAQLKLPVSIVGLLPATENMPSGTAVKPGDVVRAMSGKTIEVINTDAEGRMILADALAYAARYKPSAIVDLATLTGACVVALGNRATGVMGTNPKLIERLKRAGERCGERLWELPLWEEYQEQIKSDVADMKNVGGRGAGAITAAAFLQKFVGDIPWAHLDIAGTSWNDDPRPYAPKGATGVGVRLLIQWLTDATREKA